The Mucilaginibacter mallensis genome has a segment encoding these proteins:
- a CDS encoding putative quinol monooxygenase — MVKFALLATLEAKPGKEQEVASFLKSAIPLAMAETGTINWYALQFGASTFGVFDTFETEEGRNAHLSGEIAKALMANAPDLFSKDPVIQKVDLLAVK, encoded by the coding sequence ATGGTAAAATTCGCATTACTGGCAACCCTTGAGGCTAAACCAGGTAAAGAACAGGAAGTAGCAAGCTTTTTAAAAAGCGCAATACCTTTAGCTATGGCTGAAACCGGAACCATTAACTGGTATGCCTTGCAATTTGGCGCATCAACCTTTGGCGTTTTCGATACGTTTGAAACAGAGGAAGGCAGAAATGCACACTTATCCGGCGAGATTGCAAAAGCTTTAATGGCAAATGCGCCAGACCTGTTCTCTAAAGACCCGGTTATACAGAAAGTTGACCTGTTGGCTGTTAAATAA
- the pyk gene encoding pyruvate kinase, with protein sequence MKLEYNRTKIVATMGPASSPKEVLLAMIKAGVNVCRLNFSHGKVEDHKKVIDTIREINAEYKTNVGILADLQGPKIRIGLVKDGGIHLVNGTHINITTHECIGDDNQIYITYDTFPQDVQANEIILLDDGKIQMKVIETNRKDAVVCEVIHGGILTSRKGVNLPNTKVSIPSLTEDDLEHLHFALEQDVEWIGLSFVRNAQDIVELKHIINQKGSAARVIAKIEKPEAIDNIDAIIAVTDGVMVARGDLGVEMPLEEVPLLQKMIARKCRAASKPVIVATQMLESMITTPRPTRAEVNDVANSVLDGADAVMLSGETSVGEFPVIVIETMAKIVRNVEELGYPYNSAKETNMDPASPEYLRDAVCGSAVYLAEHTNAVGIVAMTVSGYTAYEISSYRPKASTYIFTSNKQLLNALSLVWGVKAFYYDKLESTDQSISDVNAALKNELLIKTGDVVINTAAVPIYKQGKTNMLKVSVIE encoded by the coding sequence ATGAAATTAGAGTATAACCGAACCAAGATTGTTGCTACCATGGGGCCTGCATCATCGCCAAAAGAGGTATTATTAGCCATGATAAAGGCTGGCGTAAATGTTTGCCGATTAAATTTTTCGCACGGAAAGGTTGAAGATCATAAAAAAGTGATCGACACTATCCGCGAAATAAATGCAGAATATAAAACCAATGTTGGCATACTTGCCGATTTACAGGGACCAAAGATCCGTATTGGTTTGGTAAAAGATGGAGGTATTCACCTGGTTAACGGTACTCACATTAATATTACAACCCATGAGTGTATAGGTGACGATAACCAGATCTACATTACTTATGATACTTTCCCTCAGGATGTACAGGCAAATGAAATTATTTTGCTTGATGACGGAAAGATCCAGATGAAAGTTATTGAAACCAACAGGAAAGATGCAGTTGTTTGTGAAGTTATACACGGCGGTATATTAACATCACGCAAAGGTGTTAACCTGCCAAACACTAAAGTATCTATCCCAAGCTTAACCGAAGATGACCTGGAGCACCTGCATTTTGCTTTGGAGCAGGATGTAGAGTGGATAGGCCTTTCATTTGTGCGTAACGCTCAGGATATAGTTGAACTAAAACATATCATTAACCAAAAAGGCAGCGCTGCCCGTGTTATTGCTAAAATTGAAAAACCTGAAGCTATTGATAACATTGATGCAATTATTGCTGTTACTGATGGCGTAATGGTTGCCCGTGGCGATCTTGGTGTTGAAATGCCGCTTGAAGAAGTGCCTTTGTTACAAAAAATGATAGCCCGTAAATGCCGCGCGGCATCAAAACCGGTAATTGTTGCTACCCAGATGCTGGAATCAATGATAACCACCCCGCGCCCAACACGTGCCGAAGTTAATGACGTTGCCAACTCTGTACTTGATGGTGCTGATGCGGTAATGCTTAGCGGCGAAACATCGGTTGGTGAATTCCCGGTAATAGTTATTGAAACTATGGCTAAAATTGTACGCAATGTTGAAGAACTGGGTTATCCGTATAACTCGGCAAAGGAAACCAATATGGATCCTGCTTCACCTGAGTATTTGAGAGACGCAGTTTGCGGATCGGCAGTATATTTAGCTGAGCACACCAACGCGGTAGGTATTGTAGCCATGACCGTATCAGGTTATACCGCATATGAAATATCAAGCTATCGCCCTAAAGCAAGTACTTATATTTTCACATCAAACAAGCAATTGCTTAACGCGTTGAGCCTGGTTTGGGGTGTAAAAGCGTTTTACTACGATAAGCTGGAAAGTACCGATCAAAGCATAAGCGATGTAAACGCTGCCCTTAAAAATGAACTGTTGATAAAAACTGGCGATGTAGTAATTAACACTGCAGCAGTGCCAATTTACAAACAAGGCAAAACCAATATGCTAAAGGTTAGCGTTATTGAATAA
- a CDS encoding YidH family protein → MKENENQPIANPSDHLANERTFLAWIRTGVAIMGFGFVVVKFALFIKQISFVITDKQTVLPTKGHSSEIGILLVVLGAFIVLYAYVRYSITEKQLINKAYKPSSIPALILTLAIVIIGALLAIYLIPGV, encoded by the coding sequence ATGAAAGAGAACGAAAATCAGCCTATTGCTAACCCATCAGATCATTTAGCAAATGAACGCACATTTCTGGCCTGGATACGAACCGGCGTGGCCATAATGGGGTTTGGATTTGTTGTGGTAAAATTCGCGCTGTTCATCAAACAAATCTCCTTTGTAATAACAGACAAACAAACCGTTTTGCCCACTAAGGGCCATTCCAGCGAAATTGGGATATTGTTAGTTGTATTGGGTGCATTCATCGTATTATATGCTTATGTACGATATAGCATCACTGAAAAACAATTGATAAACAAAGCCTATAAACCATCTTCAATCCCCGCATTAATACTAACACTGGCTATAGTTATTATCGGCGCCTTATTAGCCATATATCTTATCCCCGGCGTGTAG
- a CDS encoding PAS domain-containing sensor histidine kinase — MSNAQQPLNLNNEELLNVLSFSGDATAIHVTEDAVIQYANDAMLAFWGKGKDVIGKSLENALPELKGQPFIEMFKKVWDEGITIKGTDTRAQLIVDGILQTFYFDYEYRAVKNSAGQTYCILHTAKDVSERMLAKNREQDLTEELRAANEELQAANEEMNASNEELSESRQELFELYEDLKESDIRFRNMVKQAPVGICIIRAHDLFIQDVNDNYLELVGKKRSELENHTIWGAIPEAADIYAPIMNDVINSGVPFNAIEHELVLIRDGVPETVFIDFVYEPVKNDGMVSAIMVLAIDVSDKVIARRSIEDMEERVRLAVEAAEIGTFDLNVVKNVMLTSERFDAILGFNSHVSWKKYKDAIHPDDRHNREAAHEAALLNGKLLYEARIIHPDRSVHWIRVQGKVYYGKERSPLRILGTLLDITQVKRLEQQKDDFISIASHELKTPITSLKASLQLLEKIKGDRSSLLIPKLIDQSIKGVKKISTLVDDLLNVSRTRETQLKLNKSIFNVSELLEGCCNHVRVAGKHELIFQGDKMLTVFADEHAIDQVLVNFVNNAVKYAPDSPKIFLISEKVGSMMRIAVKDNGPGISADKIPYLFERYYQAQPGGFNNSGLGLGLYICAEIIRKHGGEIGVESELGKGSTFWFTLPLR; from the coding sequence ATGAGTAACGCCCAGCAGCCCTTAAATTTAAATAATGAAGAGTTATTAAATGTATTGTCTTTTTCTGGAGACGCAACCGCTATCCATGTTACTGAAGATGCTGTAATACAATATGCTAATGATGCTATGCTAGCTTTCTGGGGCAAGGGAAAAGATGTTATAGGAAAATCACTTGAAAATGCTTTGCCCGAACTAAAAGGGCAGCCTTTTATTGAAATGTTTAAAAAAGTATGGGATGAGGGCATAACTATTAAAGGCACTGACACGCGTGCTCAATTAATAGTTGATGGTATACTCCAGACATTTTATTTCGATTATGAATATCGTGCGGTAAAAAACAGTGCAGGCCAAACCTACTGCATTTTGCACACAGCAAAAGATGTAAGCGAGCGTATGCTGGCTAAGAACAGGGAACAGGACCTAACTGAAGAACTACGGGCAGCCAATGAAGAGTTGCAGGCCGCCAATGAAGAGATGAACGCATCGAACGAGGAGTTGAGTGAATCGCGCCAGGAACTGTTTGAGCTTTATGAAGACCTTAAGGAAAGTGATATCCGTTTTCGTAACATGGTTAAGCAGGCGCCTGTTGGGATATGCATAATAAGGGCCCATGACCTGTTTATACAGGACGTAAATGATAATTACCTTGAATTGGTAGGTAAAAAGCGCAGCGAGCTGGAAAATCATACCATATGGGGTGCAATACCTGAAGCAGCTGATATTTATGCGCCTATTATGAATGATGTAATTAATAGCGGCGTTCCATTTAATGCCATAGAACATGAGCTTGTTTTAATAAGAGACGGCGTACCTGAAACGGTTTTTATTGACTTTGTTTATGAGCCGGTAAAAAACGATGGTATGGTGAGCGCTATAATGGTGCTGGCCATTGATGTATCAGACAAAGTGATTGCCAGGCGCAGTATTGAGGACATGGAAGAAAGAGTAAGGCTGGCCGTTGAAGCTGCCGAAATAGGAACTTTTGACCTGAATGTTGTAAAAAATGTAATGCTGACCTCCGAACGCTTTGATGCTATTTTGGGTTTTAACAGCCATGTATCCTGGAAAAAATATAAAGACGCGATACATCCTGATGACAGGCATAACCGTGAGGCGGCCCATGAAGCAGCCCTGCTAAACGGGAAACTACTTTACGAAGCAAGAATAATACACCCTGACAGATCGGTACATTGGATACGGGTGCAGGGCAAGGTTTATTATGGTAAAGAACGCAGCCCCTTAAGAATATTGGGGACACTGCTTGATATAACGCAGGTTAAGCGCCTTGAGCAGCAAAAGGACGATTTTATAAGTATTGCCAGTCATGAGCTTAAAACACCTATTACCAGTTTAAAGGCATCACTGCAATTGTTGGAGAAAATAAAGGGCGACAGGTCATCACTATTAATACCAAAGCTGATAGATCAGTCGATTAAGGGGGTTAAAAAAATAAGCACTTTGGTTGATGACCTGTTAAATGTGAGCCGTACAAGAGAAACACAGTTGAAACTGAATAAGTCTATCTTTAATGTATCGGAATTATTGGAGGGCTGCTGTAACCATGTACGAGTTGCCGGTAAACACGAGCTCATATTTCAGGGCGATAAAATGCTCACTGTGTTTGCTGATGAACATGCCATTGACCAGGTATTAGTAAACTTTGTGAACAATGCGGTAAAATATGCGCCCGATTCACCAAAAATATTTCTGATAAGTGAAAAGGTGGGTAGCATGATGAGGATAGCTGTTAAAGATAATGGCCCCGGCATTTCAGCCGATAAGATCCCTTACCTGTTTGAACGTTATTACCAGGCCCAGCCCGGTGGTTTCAATAACTCCGGCTTAGGCCTGGGCTTATATATATGCGCCGAAATAATCAGGAAACATGGCGGAGAAATTGGCGTGGAAAGCGAATTAGGCAAAGGCAGTACCTTTTGGTTTACATTACCATTGCGGTAG